The DNA region TAAGGTCATTCCGGCCCTCAACTTCACGTTGGGCAAATCATGGGTACGCACATTAAACACCGACGGTTCCTCGTGGAGATTCCGCCCTACCCCATGCCCCGTGAAGTTTTCCACTACCTTAAACCCTTCGGCCTCTGCATGATCCTGAATTGCGCCAGCAATATCCAGCAAAGAGTTGCCCGGTTTCACCTGCTCAATGCCCTTGTAGAGCGTTTCTTCTGCTACCCGAATCAGCTTAGCGGCAGCCGGCGACACCTGCTGCACGCCGATGGTGATACAGGAATCGCCATGGAAACCCTGGAAATAAGCGCCCGTATCTACCTTTAGGACATCCCCTGCCCGAATCACCTGCTTACGGCTGGGAATACCATGCACCACTTCATCGTTGACGCAAGCACAGATCGATGCGGGAAAGCCGTAGTAGCCCTTAAAACTTGGCGTTGCGCCCATCTCCCGAATTCGCGCCTCTGCATAGGCATCCAAATCCGCCGTGGTCATCCCCGGCTGCACCCGTTCCGAAATTTCCTTGAGCACGGTAGCAACAATCGTCGCTGACTGGCGCATGATGGCGATTTCATTGGGCGACTTGATAATGACGCCCCGCTGCTTACGAACACGCGGGGTGACATCGGGCTTGGGCAGAAGGTCGGTGAGG from Candidatus Obscuribacterales bacterium includes:
- the map gene encoding type I methionyl aminopeptidase — its product is MNFLTDLLPKPDVTPRVRKQRGVIIKSPNEIAIMRQSATIVATVLKEISERVQPGMTTADLDAYAEARIREMGATPSFKGYYGFPASICACVNDEVVHGIPSRKQVIRAGDVLKVDTGAYFQGFHGDSCITIGVQQVSPAAAKLIRVAEETLYKGIEQVKPGNSLLDIAGAIQDHAEAEGFKVVENFTGHGVGRNLHEEPSVFNVRTHDLPNVKLRAGMTLAIEPILNAGSKFTRTLADRWTVVTVDRSLSAQFEHTVLVTENGYEILTDRTRV